The DNA sequence caacactatcattattatgcactttatatttatatctcattgatcattaatctcattaataaggtgatatcgcctaaggacatgcctaaacagtctctttggttgtttcaaaaaaatatcaatatattcggcatcctttatagaatcatcaatgttcttgctgtgaactatttcagctaacatcacttatatttagacaaaacacaaaacaaacTCGTAttcatccttgtctgtccaaaaattacGTTCAGAAACTAatatcagtgtaaccctttacaaccagttccctatcttctatatacaccaaaaataaatctttagtcctctttaagtatttaagaatatttttgaaaactatcaagtgaccctcacctcgattagactggtatctgctcgtcatgctcaaagcatacgaaacatcaggataaatacatatcattgtacacattatagatccaattgctgaagcatctagaactttctcaaacggcccttatcatctaatgatttagggggcaattatcttttcagatcactatcccatgagacatcgaaacatatcatttctttgtctctttcatcataaaatgatgtaatactttatcaatgtatgtactccgattaggtcgattaatcttttcaatctatctctatatatcttgatccctaatatataggtaacatcgcctaagtctttcaccgagagactatttctcaaccaagtcttaacagcctgtggagaaggtatgtcattccatatctgttatatgtcatctacatataatattaggaatgtcacatagctcccactaaccttcttgtaaacacatggttcatcttcattttgaataaaaccaaactctttgaccgtttcatcaaaatgaatattcattctccctgaggcttgcttcaatctataaatagatagaagcaacttacaaactaccTTAGAAAACTttggatcgataaaaccctcaggttgtatcatgtatacatcctcttcaagcctcccatttaagaaagcggttttgacatccatttgccaaatctcatagtcgtagtaagcagctattgctagcaaaatcctgatggacttgaccatagcaactggtgaaaaggtctcatcacagtctataccatgaacttgtttgaaacctttttccaccagtcgcgctttataggtctgtactttaccatccatgtcaattttcttcttgaaaacccacttgcaccctataggttttaccccttcaggtggatcaactaaagtccatactttattttgatatatagattccatttcggatttcatggcctctggccatctctcggagtctggactgttcatagcatcttggtaggtaagaggctcatcattatctatgagcattacatcatcatcttgagtcaagagaaatccataatatctctctggctcatgacgagccctagtagatctacgaacaacctgtgtttccggagcaggaacatcttgatgtacttcctgcccattttccaactctggttcaatattattttgtacaactcgatctttatcgagatctatagtcctcccactaattttctttgaaagtaactctctttcaagaaatacagcggttcgagcaaccaacactttgttctcggtaggattatagaaactataccctttaatttcttcaggatatcccacaaaatagcatctatctaattttggtccaagcttgtcagaggctaaacattttacaaacgcttcacgtccccaaattttcataaatgacatgctatgacgtttatcagtccatatctcatacggagtattttgaaccgctttagtcggaacttggttaagtgtatatgcaaccgtttctagagcataaccctagaaactaaatggaagatccgcttgactcatcatcgatcgcactatgtccaacaaggtacgatttctcctctaagaatctctattccattgaggtgttccagaaagagtaagttatgatacactatcacactccttcaagaaactcttgaaattgaggtttaagtattctcctccacgatctgatcgtaaaacttctatacttttcccttgttttcttttctacttcggccttatattctttgaacattttaaaagaatcggatttgttcttcataagaaccacatatccatatctactgaaatcatcagtaaatgttatgaagtagtataagcccccttgccatcatacgcatgcgaccacatacatcattatgtataagtcataatcgttcgatggccctttcacctgatcaggtaaaagaagctttagtcattttgccaatgagacaaagttcgcatcttccgtatgattcaaaatcaaacttatccaagtattcatctatatgtaactcagaaatgcgtttctcattaatatggcttaacgataatgctagaggtaatgtttgatttgagtcaaattagaacatataaattgttaactaattatgtaacattataagtcttatcattgaaatagaataaacaactattatttatttaattaaaatgaaaacctttcttgtcctgacaagaaattgacttaatgtatcccctaaaggcaggcacgtaataacaatttatcaagttctcaatctcgcctatatgggcaaaattaggtatcgagttccttcaactagagcaacaacttttgctccaattctaacccgatacctgaagcttgaccattgctagtcttcttctttagatcttccaaacaagctcgacaatttaacttccaatcatccggTTATTTTCACAAGAATGACAATCATCTcttttagcaacaccactatcatgCTTCAAAATCCCTTTGGGATTGGACCTTGGTTTgacaccgaataagatcaaatcttcaccttgcctgtccactttcctttcccatttgcattccatgtgtacatcatcaatatggacgtaattcatgcctttaccgtgttattttcagcagttctaaacatgcttaacaactcagtgagttttctgtctatctcattccttttgttcttaacaaactaagaatataagttgttcaaagattgtttgatcaaatcaagctgagtctctagactattcttgaaaccgaaaatatcaaggtacatatacgtatcatctttagaacatatggtccaaccggatatcattctcccatttatgtaaaagtatggtgccttattactgtcaaatctttctgacgagcctatccttcaaacatcctttgaaggtgctcaatcatatcataagcattattatgctcttgttgtttctaaagctcaacactcataattacaagcatgagtcatgaaacatcagttgcataataaATTTGCTTCTCGTAAgtattttgttcagcacatgtttcattctcagctagaagaaataagggaggggtttgagtgacatccttgaacctgaggacaatcctcaagttcccgtgtcaattgaggaaattatttcatgtcatcTTGTCCTTCTCagggactattacatagagaagttattggtgttatttgtcatttgatatttACAATATTAAAGTGCGTAAACTGACTTAGTCtatagatgatcattaaattatgttcaagtgattattcatatatatattcacaatatctatctcccactatttttatcaaatcaatagccctaactattaattcgaaaaaaatatcttctatatcctttctagtgagccaagatccatatttcaccacgcgttaggtcagctttggcttttctcctaaaacatgattatttaggtagacaatatttgtcaattatatcaacaatataactcttggatagcttggtggaataacatttgttcatatttatctaataaatctcgccaaactctatgcctctaagttcacaatcctattgtggtaacttagttaagtcaaacccaatagtcaaaaagtatcaatatacttcaacacatctcccacgatagataggagtacttcgctttggcgaacccactcttggtcgatctaggggttaatgcattggactcattggaaggcatctgatcaacttaatattaactttagggttttgttaattttaaaacgatcatgatcccatcataaagagattttcaatttttccttgaataaaataattcaaatcaatattcatcaatggtttgatttccaggtagtgagggagtcacaacgatctcgcttaaaacccgcaaccttacaagttcaatgaactcgcttttgacaaaatcgccccatgtcagaaataaagaaaatttgtattttattccgtgtttcataaacacgagaatcttataatcgtttgttcatttttaaaattttgagtcgttacagattttatcttgtttagaaagcatggcatgggtgtcgtatctaatacatacatccttaatctaattaagcatgcatctttataaactactctacacatacattcatcatatgctcatatatatgtaaagtgcaataaataaatgtggttggttatggctttatcTTATGtaatcttcatcaagctaatgacaaatatctaggtcaatctaaggtgaaaaataaatacaggctaactattacatgtcttctttctaGTATTGCTTctttggatggcctccatgtgagattacccttccttgatcttcaaatcttcatgtcttcgtGTACATTACacaaatgaaaaataaaaaactaatctaatgtacttacaataagaactcgagttacattcgagatttaataattacaagatcaaacgacatgcaagccgtatttaaaaaaccaaaaccattatcctaaggtcataagccataaccatccaccatgctcaattaacacataagaacatgttaaaacacataatatgatcttaacatatcatacccatcatgatctaatcataaaaaccaaatatagcaaaaatcagaaaatttgaatttaaatctgaaaacattaaatcgcagattatagggtctaaatgacgtcaaacgccttacagatcagaCGATGATAGCTTtttctatcagttttgttcagacgctcgattccatatgaaataacATATTCAtttgccaaaatcggacaccagacccagatttcagcaaatccgctgcatccgaatcagaatcgtatcaaatatgattcttataataagaacacaCACAAAACAtttatatatcagtatatatacagattatataatcatcatatgattatacaactctcatgaatatcatatattcaaacatatatatacatacacatatatataaacataacaacatacatacaaaatcgcatacataacagtcatggaatattgtatacatgttatcatcataaaatcagtaaacacataaagaattaaacacttttcgcaagtagctttgatgccattgaagggtttcgagcaaataaacgcaacggaaacagtaattaaaaacataaaaaaatagaattttcgaaacccaccgcaggatccatgcgaaaaacatatatttaattcgtagatcagattgtttaccttaagaagctttaccaattggttgactaatggagatccaaagcttgttcaatcaccacgcatcccgctatCGTGATCTAcactctatcggtatccacacgaatgcttgaactcaaggattggatgtgtactagcacaaactcgtttcttctcgctctctccatcttctcccttggtggctagggttttagtaaaagtcttttttcacccaaaaatcagccacacaagagatattatatagagagtagaaaaacgaattataactcttaactaattaggagttattattaattaaaaaatcctatttgtattataattaagtctcacttaattatttaacaaataaatttcataattaatattagtaaatttgaatatcaatatatatctaattaattaagtcatacttaattaatattataaataattcgaattactttaatataatttaaatccagtttaaattaaataatccttcaagcattcttagtgtgtgaccctataggttattattacgttggcaacaaattttaaatctaatttaaaatcataaacaatgagcgacatctagtaatacatcattgctacccaagtaataataattgaatcggtgatcgattaaacctttcgtgaataatgtacaatgtaatatagtctctttaaccaaatattatagattaaactagaggcatgttatgtgtcatcctcatcatagtttaatccaagttttcttgatcaatgagtaaactatcatatcaaatcaacatttgagcgtggccacgcatttcatagtctagttcacacaagaggccaataatatcactcctaaaataggagggttaaatcccatctagatcattcatatttctcatacgattcataatatacccaatatctacttttatcattatccggtcaaggataacttttaatggaatcaatgtacattaattctcgtatagaaatataatgacttcaggtctaaggaccattacatcattatcattgtgagaattacttatgacacaacagacatgtagaatctcacattgggtctgtccagcaccatgtacatatacatctgcctgtgtttttgactttagtatcactatacctatgatcaatgagatgtgatcatcagtcaacaaacacaccaatcttaatgcattattattgtcccttaataataatactcgactagggacctttagaaatatagatactattctcataatctcatttctaagtcacgtacttagagatatagaattgcatatcatattccaaggacatttattaatctaacatttatatcgcaataaattaagaattaataaattataaagagaataatcgatagaacataaacattaataatcctaatgttttgaactaaaacatcatagtgttgtctctagggcacaaacactaacactaGTAGGGTCACACTCTCCCCCTAGAAGCCCAGGCTAAGGAGATGAAGTATTCTCCATccaatcctacccggagatgGTGATCTCATTCAACAGCAAAgattatgaaggggtcaaccCGAACCACAATGAAGCTTTGGTAGTGACACTTgacatctttgataatgaagtaagaaggATGCTGATAGACAATGGATCTTCAGTAAACATACTTTTCAAGCATACCGTAGACCggatgaagcttgggagcgtacGCTCCAATGAATGCCGAGAGGATCCTCTCTACGGGTTCgggaacaacttggtcccgatccagggaACCTTATACTTGCCAGTGATATTTGGATCAGCCCCAACCAAGTCAACCACGTGATAAAGTTCTACGTTATCAACACTCCCTCATCCTACAACGGCATAATCGGGCGCTCAGCACTGACaaggatccaagcaatcacctccatatcacacTTGAAAATAAAATTCCCAACCCCAACCGGGGTAGGAGAAGTCAAAGGAGATTATGAGATCGCCGAAAGATGTTATAGCCAAGCTCTGGTAATGGCTGAAACTCATCAAGACAACAAGAGGAAGGTCGTAGTACTTCGAAAACTGCAAAGTATTAAGATCATCGCCCCCACTCAAGGGATGATGCGAGAAAAGAAGTCCAGATCATAGAATCCCTCCTAGATCCAAAAGCAACCAAACCAAGCTCAGaagagcaaaaaagcaaccaagtcacaaCAGCGATTGAATTGAGCCTAGGCCTTGGCCAGGCCAATCctactgtgcaagcaaccaaTCCTGAAACAAGTGAAGTAGGGGAAAACAACCAAAAAGAGATGACATCCCAGGGTCAGATTTATATGAAGAAGAATACAGATGCCCGGATCCAGCAATTGGTGTCAAATATGGATCACGCAAAGATTGAGGCCACTGTAGAAAAGGAAATAATTCTGGTCAGTGCGAGTGATCCTTTAAAGAAAGTAAAGATAGGATACGGACTCGAGACTACCTTCAAAGGAGAACTGGTATCATTACTCCGAGAGTACTCTGACATATTTGCCTGGAGCCCTAGAGACATGCCCGggttggatgaatccatagcAATGCGCAGCTTGGACGTCAACCCCGAGAGGAAGCCAGTtaagcaaaagagaagaaattttacCCCAGAAAGGCAAAAAGCaatagatgaagaaattgagaaactactCAAAGATGGGATCATATGCGAAGTCAAGTACCCGGAATGGTTGGCAAACGTCATAATGGTAAAAAAGGCAAACGGGAAATGGAGAATGTGCATTGACTACACGAACTTAAACAGTGCATGCCCCAAAGATCCTTGCCCCTTGCCAAATATTAATAAATTGATTGACGCAACATCCTGGAACGTCATGCTGAGTTTTATGGACGCCTACTcgggatacaaccagatcaagatgaatccCAAGGATATCCTAAAGACAACCTTCATTACCCATAGGGCGGTCTATGCCTATGTAATGCTGCCTttcggattgactaatgcggGAACAACCTACCAGAGagcaatgaataaaatcttcaaagaccagattggaaggaacctAGAATCCTATGTTGACGACATGATTGCAAAATCCACAAGAATCCCCGGTCACATAGGAGACTTAAGAGAATGCTTTGacaacttgagaaaatactcactcaggctCAACCCAGAAAAATGCACATTCGGAGTAGGGGCGGGAAAATTTAttggattcatgataagcaaccggGGAATTGAAGCAAACTTAGAAAAAATAAGGACAATCCAGGAGATGAAACCTCCCAGAACACAAAAAAATGTGTAGAAGCTAGCAGGGTCACTGGCAGCACTCAGAAGATTTATCTCAAAGCTAGCCGAGAGATACCTACCATTCTTTGACCTgttaaaaggagcaaccaacaagaaagAAGTTAATTGGAGCTCGGAATTCTAAAGCGCATTTGAAGAAATTAAAAGGTACCTTTCTTAACCACCCGTGTTAACCAAAGCCCAACCCGGGGAGCCCCTATCCCTTTACCTATCAGCAGGGGCCCTGGCAGTTGGAGCAGCCCTGATCAGGGAGGAGAATGGTAAACATcaaccagtttattatgtgagccaagtgctaaaagatgcggagacccgatattcaaggctagaaaagtttgcttttgcCTTGGTCACAGCATCAAGGAAGCTCAGGCATtacttccagggaagggagatacgTGTGGTAACTAACCAACCCTTAAagaagataatacacaagccagataTCCCGGGAAGGTTGGTAAATTGGGCGGTTGAGCTAAGTCAATTCAATTTGAGTTTCATTCCAAGAACAACATTCAAAGCCCAGGCTCtagctgatttcatcatagaatgtAACTTCCCGGAAGAAGAGCCTGTGCCTATAAGCATTGACCATGAGAGAAACACTGATCAAGATATAGGAGCTTGGGCTCTCAACGTTGATGGTTCCTCAACAAATGAAAGATCAGGAGCcgggctcatcctaaagagcccagaAGGATTCACAATCCAAACAACAATCTCTTTTGGCTTTtcagcaacaaacaaccaagcGGAATATGAGGCCCTGATAGCAGGATTGAAGCTAGCAAAAACCCTCAGGATCCAGGAtctcaaaatctacagcgactcgcAGATCGTGGTAAAGCAAACAAACGGTGAGTACATAGCCAACGATCCAGTTCTAGCCAATACTaggctctggtccaaagctacctcgcTTAGATACCAAAAACACAAGTCATTCAAATATGCAGAGAGCAAAATTCAAAAGCTGATACACTATCTAAACTTGTTCAAAACTCATCAGACCtggattgctccgtctacttcgaagaGTTACAGAAACCAAGCATAGAATCTGAAGAGGTCATGGAAATAGACAACAACCCTAATTGGATGACCCCATTTATCAACTACTTGGAGAAGGGAGAGCTCCCGGAAAACAAATGAAAGGCTCAAAGGTTAAAAGCCAAGGCAACAAAATTTTTTATTGAAGAGGGAATACTCTATCGCCGGACCTTCTCATCTCCAATCCTAAAGTGCATTGGCCCAGGGGAGGCACAGTACTGTCTGATGGAAGTTCGCGAAGGAATATGCGGGGATCATATGTCCGCAAAGGCCCTAGCTcacaagatcataagacaagggTACTACTGACCAACTATTCACCAGGATGCAATAGATTTTGTGAAAAAATGCAAAGAATGCCAAATCTTCAGCAATGTCACCCGGATGAGGCCAGTCCTACCCTCTtcagtcttgtcaccaatcccCTTTGTTGTATGGGGCATTGATATTATGAGACCCTTCCCCAGGGCCAAAGGAGACCTAAGGTACTTGCTAGTCTCAATTGATTATATGACCAAATGGGTAAAGGCAAAGACCATGAGCACAATAAACCAGCAAGACTGCATCAAGTTCATGAACAACATCTTAATGAGGTTCGGGATCCTGAGAGTACTGGTCTCAGATAATGGGCCACAGTTCGTTGGATCAGAATTTGAATCATACCTTAAAGAGCAGGGTATCCGGCACAGGAGGTCATCTGTAGCCAACCCTCAAGGGAATGGCCAAGTCGAAGTAACCAATCGAATACTTCTCCGGGGGAATCGAGAAGAGGCTCAAggaaagcaaaaccaaatggccaTAAGAGTTGCCTAATGTGCTATGGGCAGACAGAACAAGCCCCCGAACAAGCACATGAGAAACACCCTTCAAACTGGCTTATGGAACTGAAGCTatgctaccaattgaagtaggatccccctcATATCGAGCAATCAATTTTGATGAAATAGCAaatgaggaggggctcagaaCAAATATTAAActaattgatgaagtccgagaCCAGGCGGTGGCAAGGATGGAGAACTACGAGAAAAAAACTAAAGAGCACTTCAAcaagaagtcccgggtcaaaaacttccaagttggagaccTAGTTCTCCGAGACACAGAAGCATCAGATCCTACCAACACTGGGAAACTA is a window from the Apium graveolens cultivar Ventura chromosome 1, ASM990537v1, whole genome shotgun sequence genome containing:
- the LOC141705815 gene encoding uncharacterized protein LOC141705815, producing MLPIEVGSPSYRAINFDEIANEEGLRTNIKLIDEVRDQAVARMENYEKKTKEHFNKKSRVKNFQVGDLVLRDTEASDPTNTGKLMPRWECPYKVKEVLQPGTYKLMNMDESEIPNNWHGLRLRK